From a region of the Pectobacterium aquaticum genome:
- a CDS encoding GNAT family N-acetyltransferase, with product MADVPSVKIVYLADHPQHQEQVIDWIWQAFGSQNSREFFASVVRNSLNPAALPLTFIALEGECLVGTVGLWRCDLISRQDLTPWLASLYVEESQRDKGLGLALQQHVLDFCRRQGFDDLYLFATFSGYYEKHGWRYIGDGLDYPDKAVRLYHQSLSR from the coding sequence ATGGCGGATGTTCCTAGCGTAAAGATTGTTTATCTGGCGGATCATCCTCAGCATCAGGAACAGGTGATTGACTGGATATGGCAAGCATTTGGTAGCCAGAACAGCCGTGAATTCTTTGCCAGCGTGGTGCGTAATAGCCTGAACCCGGCGGCGCTGCCGCTGACGTTTATCGCGCTGGAGGGCGAGTGTTTAGTCGGGACGGTAGGGCTTTGGCGCTGCGATTTAATCAGCCGGCAGGATTTGACGCCCTGGCTGGCATCGCTGTACGTGGAAGAAAGCCAGCGTGACAAAGGGTTAGGTCTGGCGTTGCAACAACACGTATTGGATTTCTGCCGCCGTCAGGGCTTTGACGATCTTTATCTGTTCGCCACGTTTAGCGGCTATTACGAAAAACACGGCTGGCGTTATATCGGTGATGGGCTGGACTACCCGGACAAAGCCGTGCGGCTGTATCACCAGTCGTTATCACGCTAG
- a CDS encoding FCD domain-containing protein codes for MAKDVVLQEKKQYQEIGCDLRQKIQSGDYPVGSRLPPERNIAETYGVSRTIVREALLMLELEGTVDIRQGSGVYVLRIPDEDDAAEGGKNHIGAFEMLQARQLLESNIAAFAARMATRADIENLRKTLEQEQAAIAVKDYRGDFDRLFHLQIAGATQNQMLLETVSNIWACRDDNALWQQLYTHVGTQGYRLKWLADHQAILAALRRRDVSGSYQAMWQHLENVKNTLMEISDADAPEFDGYLFDSVPIFQGKLV; via the coding sequence GTGGCGAAGGATGTAGTTCTGCAAGAGAAGAAGCAATATCAGGAAATCGGCTGTGATTTGCGTCAGAAGATTCAGTCAGGGGATTACCCCGTCGGATCGCGCCTTCCTCCTGAACGAAATATTGCGGAAACCTATGGCGTTAGCCGGACGATAGTGCGCGAAGCGCTACTGATGCTTGAACTGGAAGGCACGGTCGATATTCGTCAGGGCTCTGGGGTTTATGTCTTGCGTATTCCCGATGAAGACGACGCGGCAGAGGGTGGAAAAAACCATATCGGCGCCTTTGAAATGCTACAGGCTCGTCAACTGCTGGAAAGCAACATTGCGGCGTTTGCGGCACGTATGGCAACGCGTGCGGATATCGAAAACCTGCGTAAGACGCTGGAACAAGAGCAGGCCGCGATTGCCGTAAAAGATTACCGTGGCGATTTCGATCGCCTGTTCCATCTGCAAATTGCCGGTGCGACGCAAAACCAGATGCTGCTGGAAACGGTCAGCAATATCTGGGCGTGCCGTGACGATAACGCGCTCTGGCAGCAGCTTTATACGCACGTTGGGACGCAGGGCTATCGTCTGAAATGGCTGGCGGATCATCAGGCTATTCTGGCGGCACTGCGGCGTCGCGATGTGTCTGGTTCTTATCAGGCCATGTGGCAGCACCTCGAAAATGTCAAAAATACGCTAATGGAAATCTCTGACGCCGATGCGCCCGAGTTTGACGGCTATTTATTTGATTCTGTACCGATTTTTCAAGGGAAGCTGGTGTAA
- a CDS encoding PTS sugar transporter subunit IIB, with translation MKRIVLACSAGMSTSLVVTKMEKEAETRGMELKIYAIPEQNLRDELQEFGGDIIAVLLGPQVRFKLNENKKLTDSYQIPIAVIDPVAYGTLNGAKVLDQALSLVD, from the coding sequence ATGAAAAGAATCGTACTGGCCTGCTCAGCAGGAATGTCGACCTCACTGGTGGTCACCAAGATGGAAAAGGAAGCGGAAACGCGGGGAATGGAACTGAAAATCTACGCGATCCCAGAGCAAAACTTGCGGGATGAGCTACAGGAGTTCGGCGGCGACATTATTGCGGTTCTGCTGGGGCCGCAGGTGCGCTTCAAGCTTAACGAAAATAAAAAGCTGACGGACAGCTACCAGATTCCTATCGCAGTGATCGATCCTGTCGCCTACGGCACATTAAATGGCGCAAAAGTACTGGATCAGGCGCTGAGTTTGGTAGACTAA
- a CDS encoding glycoside hydrolase family 1 protein: MSKVALTIPPDFILGAAASAWQTEGWSGKKAGQDSYLDLWYKQDRQVWHNGYGPAKATDFFNRYREDVALMKQAGLTHYRTSINWSRFMLDYEKGIVDEEYAAYIDNLLDEMHRQGIEPMICLEHYELPACLLEKYQGWSSKQVVEWFVLYADAVFARYAGKVKRWFTFNEPIVVQTRVYLDALRYPYEQNTHTWMQWNHHKNLATAKVVQRFRQQGYHRDGGSIGVILNPEVTYPRSRAAHDVKAAHLYDLFYNRVFLDPALKGEYPAELVALLAQHQVKWDYTEEELAIIRDNTVDEVGINLYYPHRVNAPSREWNKETPFHPAYYYEHFELPGRRMNTSRGWEINPKIIYDMAKRIERDYGNAPWFVAENGIGIENEARFKDDAGVIQDDYRIAFIAEHLYWTLKAKEEGANCRGYMLWAFTDNVSPMNAFKNRYGLIEIDLEQDRQRRPKKSAAWFRQLHDTRRLELTLDDEEK, from the coding sequence ATGAGTAAGGTTGCACTGACTATTCCACCCGATTTTATTCTGGGCGCGGCGGCATCAGCATGGCAAACGGAAGGATGGAGTGGCAAGAAAGCTGGGCAGGATTCTTATCTGGATCTCTGGTACAAGCAGGATCGTCAGGTCTGGCACAACGGCTACGGCCCAGCGAAAGCGACGGACTTCTTTAATCGCTATCGGGAAGACGTGGCGTTGATGAAGCAGGCAGGGCTGACGCACTATCGTACGTCGATCAACTGGTCACGCTTTATGCTGGACTATGAGAAAGGCATCGTCGATGAGGAGTACGCGGCCTATATCGATAACCTGCTGGATGAAATGCACCGGCAGGGGATCGAGCCGATGATCTGCCTTGAACATTACGAGCTGCCCGCCTGCCTGCTGGAGAAGTATCAGGGCTGGTCATCCAAGCAGGTGGTGGAGTGGTTTGTGCTGTACGCCGACGCGGTTTTCGCCCGCTATGCCGGGAAAGTGAAGCGCTGGTTTACCTTCAATGAGCCGATTGTGGTGCAGACGCGCGTTTATCTGGACGCGCTACGCTACCCTTATGAACAAAACACGCATACCTGGATGCAGTGGAATCACCATAAAAATCTGGCGACGGCAAAAGTGGTGCAGCGGTTTCGGCAGCAGGGTTATCACCGAGATGGCGGTTCGATCGGCGTGATCCTCAATCCCGAAGTCACGTATCCGCGATCCCGTGCGGCGCACGATGTAAAAGCGGCGCACCTTTACGATCTGTTCTATAACCGGGTTTTCCTCGATCCGGCGTTAAAAGGGGAATATCCGGCGGAGCTGGTGGCGCTGCTGGCGCAGCATCAGGTGAAGTGGGATTACACGGAAGAAGAGCTGGCGATCATTCGGGACAATACGGTCGATGAGGTAGGGATCAACCTGTATTACCCGCATCGGGTCAACGCGCCCAGCCGCGAGTGGAACAAAGAGACACCGTTCCATCCGGCCTATTATTACGAGCATTTTGAGCTACCGGGGCGTCGCATGAACACTTCGCGCGGCTGGGAGATCAATCCCAAAATCATTTACGACATGGCAAAACGCATAGAGCGCGACTACGGCAATGCGCCGTGGTTTGTGGCGGAAAACGGTATCGGTATTGAGAACGAGGCGCGCTTTAAAGACGACGCGGGCGTGATTCAGGACGATTACCGCATCGCGTTTATTGCCGAGCACCTGTACTGGACGCTGAAGGCGAAGGAAGAGGGCGCAAACTGCCGCGGCTACATGCTATGGGCATTTACCGACAACGTCTCGCCGATGAACGCGTTTAAAAACCGTTACGGACTAATTGAAATCGATCTGGAACAGGATCGGCAACGGCGGCCGAAAAAATCCGCCGCCTGGTTTCGTCAGCTACACGACACGCGTCGGCTTGAATTGACGCTGGATGATGAAGAGAAATAG
- a CDS encoding PTS sugar transporter subunit IIC has product MSLKDQLIDSLGSFANKFNSLRYIMAIKASFITLMPVIIVGAFSVLISNMVMDPKNGLASFSMFSFLAELKPIMSGINYATLSFLTIGAVFLIGIELGKINGSRGLFPGLLAVICFIAVTPTTIEMAVNGQMMVVKDVLAKQFSDTKSLFLGMFIAILSVEMYTKLQNIDRLQIKMPDSVPPNVAASFSALFPSIITVVAIATFGFVFHRVTGMYLYDAVYKVVQQPLESVVQSLPGLLVLMFVAQLFWVIGIHGNQMIKPIREPLLLGAIAVNMTAFEQGHEIPNIITMPFWDVYMSIGGSGLTIGLLLAVMIASKRKEMKEIAKISFGPSVFNINEPVIFGMPIMLNPILAIPFIITPLVTGTIGYFATSMGFAGKAVVMVPWTTPPIINAWLSTAGSMGAVATQIVCIIVAMLIYLPFVKVASRRAELAQLEAEKQAAAEKA; this is encoded by the coding sequence ATGTCACTTAAGGACCAACTGATTGATTCATTGGGCTCCTTTGCCAATAAATTTAACAGTCTGCGTTACATTATGGCGATTAAGGCATCCTTTATTACGCTGATGCCTGTCATTATCGTCGGGGCGTTTTCCGTTCTGATTTCCAACATGGTGATGGACCCGAAAAATGGTCTGGCCAGTTTTTCTATGTTTTCGTTTCTGGCTGAACTTAAACCGATTATGAGCGGCATTAACTACGCCACGCTCAGCTTTCTGACTATCGGTGCCGTCTTCCTGATTGGTATCGAGCTTGGGAAGATTAACGGTTCACGCGGGCTGTTTCCCGGCCTGCTGGCGGTGATCTGCTTTATTGCCGTCACGCCAACCACGATCGAAATGGCCGTCAACGGGCAGATGATGGTGGTGAAAGACGTGCTGGCGAAACAGTTCTCCGATACCAAAAGCCTGTTTCTGGGGATGTTCATCGCCATTCTGTCTGTCGAAATGTATACCAAGCTGCAAAATATTGATCGGTTGCAGATTAAAATGCCGGACAGCGTGCCGCCCAACGTCGCCGCCTCTTTTTCCGCGCTGTTTCCCTCCATTATCACGGTGGTTGCGATTGCCACCTTTGGGTTTGTGTTTCACCGCGTGACGGGCATGTATCTGTATGATGCCGTTTATAAAGTCGTACAGCAGCCGCTGGAATCCGTAGTGCAAAGCCTGCCCGGTTTGCTGGTGCTGATGTTTGTCGCTCAGCTGTTCTGGGTGATCGGGATTCACGGCAACCAGATGATTAAACCGATTCGTGAACCGCTGCTGCTGGGGGCGATTGCCGTCAATATGACCGCGTTCGAGCAGGGGCATGAGATACCGAACATTATCACTATGCCGTTCTGGGATGTGTACATGAGCATCGGGGGTTCCGGCCTCACCATTGGCCTGCTGCTGGCGGTGATGATTGCCTCTAAACGCAAAGAGATGAAAGAGATCGCTAAAATTTCTTTCGGCCCCAGCGTGTTCAATATTAATGAGCCGGTAATTTTTGGTATGCCGATTATGCTCAACCCGATTCTGGCTATTCCCTTCATTATCACACCGTTAGTGACGGGCACGATTGGCTATTTCGCCACCAGTATGGGGTTTGCGGGCAAAGCCGTGGTGATGGTGCCGTGGACGACCCCGCCGATCATTAACGCCTGGCTGTCGACGGCGGGATCGATGGGAGCGGTTGCGACACAGATCGTATGCATCATCGTCGCGATGCTGATCTATCTGCCGTTTGTCAAAGTGGCGTCCCGTCGTGCTGAACTGGCGCAGTTGGAAGCAGAAAAGCAGGCCGCAGCGGAAAAAGCCTGA